Proteins from a genomic interval of Microbacterium esteraromaticum:
- a CDS encoding PspA/IM30 family protein, whose product MTKQSIFGRISTLVRANINSLLDSAEDPQKMIDQLVRDYTNNIAEAESAIAETIGNLRLLERDHQEDVQSAKDWGNKAIAASRKADELRGGGHTADADKFDNLAKIALQRQIGAEREARAAEPQIATQTEIVDKLKDGLNGMKTKLGELKTKRSELLARAKVAEAQTKVQDAIGSINVLDPTSELGRFEDKIRRQEALAQGKAELAASSLDAQFESLEDLGELTEVEARLAALKVGGKPQAALESE is encoded by the coding sequence ATGACCAAGCAGTCCATCTTCGGGCGCATCTCGACCCTCGTCCGCGCAAACATCAACTCGCTCCTCGACTCCGCCGAGGACCCGCAGAAGATGATCGACCAGCTCGTGCGCGACTACACGAACAACATCGCCGAGGCAGAGTCGGCCATCGCCGAGACCATCGGCAACCTGCGCCTGCTCGAGCGCGACCACCAGGAGGACGTGCAGTCCGCCAAGGACTGGGGCAACAAGGCCATCGCAGCCAGCCGCAAGGCCGATGAGCTGCGCGGCGGCGGCCACACCGCCGACGCCGACAAGTTCGACAACCTCGCCAAGATCGCCCTGCAGCGTCAGATCGGCGCCGAGCGCGAAGCCCGTGCCGCCGAGCCGCAGATCGCGACCCAGACCGAGATCGTCGACAAGCTCAAGGACGGTCTCAACGGCATGAAGACCAAGCTGGGCGAGCTGAAGACCAAGCGCAGCGAGCTGCTCGCCCGCGCCAAGGTCGCCGAGGCACAGACCAAGGTGCAGGACGCCATCGGCTCGATCAATGTGCTCGACCCCACCAGCGAACTGGGCCGTTTCGAAGACAAGATCCGCCGCCAGGAGGCCCTGGCACAGGGCAAGGCCGAGCTCGCGGCCTCGTCGCTGGATGCACAGTTCGAGAGCCTGGAAGACCTCGGTGAGCTGACCGAGGTCGAGGCGCGGCTCGCCGCGCTGAAGGTCGGCGGCAAACCGCAGGCCGCCCTCGAATCCGAGTGA
- a CDS encoding TPM domain-containing protein has product MRTRWLLSAALLLSAALTAITGSAASATAPVTLDAGYVTDTAGVLSPAQEEAAEQRLQELTENSSADLFVVFVDEFSSPADRVAWADTVAEQNNLGPEQYLLAVAVEQRAYYISAASGGPLSDSRLSAIEDSIQPLLAQNDWSGAIILAADEIQGDGGAGLLRVVLVLVAIAAVIIVVWLIVRAIRRRRRAAAIRARGAMPATPDPNDPFSTLTDEHVQTQAGSALVQADDAITSSREELGFAIAQFGDQATEGFAQVVQTAREKLSEAFGLRQKLDDEIEDSIHDRRAWNIRIIQLCDEIEDLLDDNTEAFEALRALQQNAPAELERVRAERAALTPLLAHVGPALTALHGEYDADALSTVADNPEQAHERAMLADHAIESAAASIAAGQTGPAAFGIRTAEQAVAQATQLVTAVSTLGDELHALETQAQALVSELQADVTAAQALPDPDGQIAAAVNSVRSRLAEAAANLSGQSRSPQRMLSALTAANTQIDAAIARGHETLAQAQRQKALLSQTLAQASSEVRAARTFIDTRRGGIGSTARTRLSQAEAALDQAIAVQPSDERTALSEAERALSLARQASQHARSDVDAYARRGAQDGWASWGGDPFGGGSGRSSGSGIAGDIVGGIIGGLIAGASSSRRSSGGSRSRGFRSGGGGFRSSGFGGGRSGGRSGRSGGGRF; this is encoded by the coding sequence ATGCGAACACGGTGGCTGCTCTCTGCCGCCCTGCTGCTCAGCGCGGCGCTGACTGCCATCACCGGTTCAGCGGCCTCGGCAACCGCTCCGGTGACGCTCGATGCGGGCTACGTCACCGATACCGCCGGGGTGCTCTCGCCCGCGCAGGAGGAAGCCGCCGAACAACGCCTGCAGGAGCTGACCGAGAACTCCTCGGCCGATCTGTTCGTGGTGTTCGTCGACGAGTTCTCGTCGCCCGCCGATCGCGTCGCCTGGGCCGACACGGTCGCCGAGCAGAACAACCTCGGCCCCGAGCAGTATCTGCTCGCCGTGGCCGTCGAGCAGCGGGCGTACTACATCTCGGCAGCCAGCGGCGGCCCGCTCAGCGACAGCAGATTGAGCGCCATCGAGGACAGCATCCAGCCCCTCCTCGCTCAGAACGACTGGAGCGGCGCGATCATCCTCGCCGCCGACGAGATCCAGGGCGACGGCGGCGCGGGACTGCTGCGCGTCGTGCTGGTGCTGGTCGCCATTGCGGCCGTCATCATCGTCGTCTGGCTGATCGTGCGCGCCATCCGGCGACGCCGACGTGCGGCCGCGATCCGTGCCCGCGGGGCCATGCCCGCCACCCCAGACCCGAACGATCCGTTCTCGACGCTCACCGACGAGCACGTGCAGACTCAGGCGGGCTCGGCACTGGTGCAGGCGGACGACGCGATCACCTCGAGTCGCGAGGAGTTGGGATTCGCGATCGCTCAGTTCGGCGACCAGGCGACCGAGGGATTCGCACAGGTCGTCCAGACGGCACGCGAGAAGCTCTCCGAGGCCTTCGGCCTTCGCCAGAAACTCGACGACGAGATCGAGGACTCCATCCACGACCGGCGCGCGTGGAACATCCGGATCATCCAGCTGTGTGATGAGATCGAAGACCTGCTCGATGACAACACCGAGGCGTTCGAGGCGCTGCGCGCGCTGCAGCAGAACGCACCGGCCGAGCTCGAACGCGTACGTGCCGAGCGCGCCGCGCTCACGCCGTTGCTGGCACACGTCGGCCCGGCGCTGACGGCACTGCACGGCGAGTATGACGCGGATGCCCTCTCGACCGTCGCGGACAACCCCGAACAAGCGCACGAGCGGGCGATGCTCGCCGACCACGCCATCGAATCCGCCGCGGCGTCGATCGCCGCCGGACAGACCGGCCCGGCAGCATTCGGCATCCGCACCGCCGAGCAGGCCGTCGCGCAGGCGACTCAGCTCGTCACGGCCGTCTCGACGCTCGGTGACGAGCTGCACGCTCTCGAGACGCAGGCCCAGGCGCTCGTCTCTGAGCTGCAGGCCGATGTGACCGCCGCACAGGCCCTGCCCGACCCGGACGGGCAGATCGCCGCCGCCGTGAACTCCGTGCGCTCCCGGCTCGCCGAGGCCGCCGCGAATCTCAGCGGACAGTCGCGCAGCCCGCAACGGATGCTGAGTGCGCTGACCGCCGCCAACACGCAGATCGACGCCGCGATCGCCCGGGGGCACGAGACACTCGCACAAGCCCAGCGCCAGAAGGCGCTGCTGTCGCAGACTCTGGCTCAGGCAAGCTCCGAGGTGCGCGCCGCGCGCACCTTCATCGACACCCGTCGCGGCGGCATCGGCTCCACGGCCCGCACGCGCCTGTCGCAGGCCGAGGCGGCGCTGGACCAGGCGATCGCGGTTCAGCCCTCCGACGAACGCACCGCGCTCTCCGAAGCTGAACGCGCCCTTTCGCTCGCCCGCCAGGCTTCACAGCACGCTCGCAGCGACGTCGACGCGTACGCCCGCCGCGGCGCTCAGGACGGCTGGGCGAGCTGGGGCGGCGACCCCTTCGGCGGCGGCTCCGGTCGCAGCTCGGGCTCCGGAATTGCAGGAGACATCGTCGGCGGCATCATCGGCGGGCTGATCGCCGGCGCAAGCTCCTCACGACGTTCCTCCGGTGGTTCGCGCTCCCGCGGCTTCCGCTCGGGCGGCGGCGGTTTCCGCAGCTCAGGCTTCGGCGGCGGGCGGTCAGGAGGCCGCAGTGGCCGCTCCGGAGGAGGCCGATTCTGA
- a CDS encoding DUF3097 domain-containing protein yields the protein MDDRYGTDVLADGWRKRGVPTTTDVAAQRDLVVEVADDGYCGAITRVEAGLVELEDWKGRRRSFPLGGGFLIEGRPVRLVMPARAPSGPRRTASGSYAPADDRARTALPSRILVEGRHDAELVEKVWGADLRVEGVVVEYLQGLDRLDELLAEAPPTATRRYGVLVDHLVAGSKETRIVDQIMRGPHGAHLKIVGHPFIDVWQCVTPTAMGIRAWPQIPRGTDWKTGICRAFGWPADDQTDIAHAWKRILSRVTTFRDLEPALLGRVEELIDFVTEPHARG from the coding sequence ATGGACGACAGATACGGCACCGACGTCCTCGCCGACGGATGGCGCAAGCGGGGTGTACCCACGACGACCGACGTCGCAGCGCAGAGGGATCTCGTCGTCGAGGTCGCCGACGACGGATACTGCGGGGCGATCACCCGCGTCGAGGCGGGGCTGGTCGAACTCGAGGACTGGAAGGGGCGCCGGCGCAGCTTCCCGCTCGGTGGCGGCTTTCTCATTGAGGGGCGTCCGGTGCGCCTGGTCATGCCCGCCCGCGCCCCGTCGGGCCCGCGGCGCACCGCGTCGGGGTCGTACGCACCCGCTGACGACCGGGCACGCACGGCGCTGCCGAGCCGCATCCTGGTCGAGGGCCGCCACGACGCGGAACTGGTCGAGAAGGTCTGGGGTGCCGATCTGCGCGTCGAGGGCGTGGTCGTGGAGTACCTGCAGGGGCTCGATCGTCTCGACGAGTTGCTGGCCGAGGCGCCGCCGACGGCGACGCGCCGATATGGGGTGCTGGTCGACCATCTCGTCGCCGGCTCGAAGGAGACCCGGATCGTCGATCAGATCATGCGGGGCCCGCACGGGGCCCACCTGAAGATCGTCGGTCATCCGTTCATCGACGTCTGGCAGTGCGTGACACCGACGGCGATGGGCATCCGTGCGTGGCCGCAGATCCCGCGCGGAACCGACTGGAAGACCGGCATCTGCCGGGCATTCGGCTGGCCCGCCGACGACCAGACGGACATCGCGCACGCCTGGAAGCGCATCCTGTCGCGGGTGACCACCTTCCGAGACCTGGAGCCCGCCCTGTTGGGGCGGGTCGAAGAGCTCATCGACTTCGTCACCGAGCCGCACGCCCGCGGCTGA
- the trmB gene encoding tRNA (guanosine(46)-N7)-methyltransferase TrmB, which yields MPEPRTFRDEPVSFVRRSGRMSEGQERAFAELAPFYLLDVPRDVAFTSVHPQARLDVASAYGRTAPLIVEIGSGQGHAIVSAASSRPDDDFLAVEVFRAGLARTMLDADKAGARNLRLAEANAPEVLSTYLPEAAASEVWIFFSDPWHKKRHTKRRMIRPGFPEIAARAIADDGLLRLATDWEDYALQMREVLDEAPQFERAFEGEWADRFDGRVMTAFERKGIAKGRDIRDLTYRRVPRA from the coding sequence ATGCCAGAACCACGCACCTTCCGCGACGAACCGGTCTCGTTCGTGCGCCGCAGCGGCCGGATGTCGGAGGGGCAGGAGCGGGCATTCGCCGAGCTCGCCCCGTTCTACCTGCTCGATGTGCCGCGCGACGTCGCCTTCACATCCGTGCACCCGCAGGCGCGGCTGGACGTGGCATCCGCATACGGACGCACCGCACCGCTGATCGTCGAGATCGGTTCGGGACAGGGCCACGCGATCGTCTCGGCGGCATCCTCACGACCCGACGATGACTTCCTCGCCGTCGAGGTGTTCCGCGCCGGACTCGCCCGCACCATGCTCGATGCCGACAAGGCCGGTGCGCGCAACCTGCGCCTGGCCGAGGCGAACGCCCCTGAGGTGCTGTCGACGTACCTGCCCGAGGCGGCAGCATCCGAGGTCTGGATCTTCTTCTCGGACCCCTGGCACAAGAAGCGCCACACCAAGCGGCGGATGATCCGGCCTGGCTTCCCCGAGATCGCCGCGCGGGCGATCGCTGACGACGGGTTGCTGCGCCTGGCCACCGACTGGGAGGACTACGCCCTGCAGATGCGCGAGGTGCTCGATGAGGCACCGCAGTTCGAGCGCGCGTTCGAGGGGGAGTGGGCCGACCGCTTCGACGGACGCGTGATGACCGCGTTCGAACGCAAGGGCATCGCGAAGGGGCGCGACATCCGCGACCTCACGTACCGTCGGGTACCGCGCGCGTGA
- a CDS encoding CPBP family intramembrane glutamic endopeptidase, whose product MTVTAWRSVLAAALVCAAAPAFFVLGWTWQGWVLLITGIGTAAVAERRRMLASDPSLTRDLSLIAVGMVIVHAISLEAKLDDLAMLRFTLALGGAVLVPYLISRFVYRDRAISFPWRTGQRWARWQWIWLFGVLALGWLILPFYFITSGVYQNWPVVDTPDLIARLFVGVGAVGIWDELFFICTVFALLRRHMPVVPANILQAVVFVSFLWELGYREWGPLLTIPFALLQGWIFLRTHSLAYVVTVHLLFDAVVFAVLVHAHNPGMLPMFLV is encoded by the coding sequence GTGACGGTCACCGCCTGGCGCAGCGTCCTCGCCGCCGCGCTGGTGTGCGCGGCGGCACCGGCGTTCTTCGTGCTGGGCTGGACGTGGCAGGGATGGGTGCTGCTCATCACCGGAATCGGGACGGCCGCGGTCGCCGAGAGACGTCGGATGCTGGCATCCGACCCCTCGCTGACACGCGACCTGTCGCTCATCGCCGTGGGCATGGTGATCGTGCACGCCATCTCGCTCGAGGCGAAGCTCGACGACCTCGCGATGCTGCGCTTCACGCTGGCGCTGGGCGGTGCCGTGCTGGTGCCGTACCTGATCTCGCGATTCGTGTACCGCGACCGGGCGATCTCGTTCCCGTGGCGCACGGGGCAGCGGTGGGCGCGCTGGCAATGGATCTGGCTCTTCGGGGTGCTGGCGCTGGGCTGGCTGATCCTGCCGTTCTACTTCATCACCAGCGGGGTCTACCAGAACTGGCCGGTCGTCGACACTCCCGACCTCATCGCGCGTCTCTTCGTCGGCGTCGGAGCGGTAGGGATCTGGGATGAGCTGTTCTTCATCTGCACGGTCTTCGCGTTGCTGCGCCGGCACATGCCCGTTGTGCCTGCGAACATCCTGCAGGCCGTCGTGTTCGTGTCGTTCCTGTGGGAACTGGGGTACCGGGAGTGGGGACCGCTGCTGACGATCCCGTTCGCGCTTCTGCAGGGGTGGATCTTCCTGCGCACGCATTCCCTGGCGTACGTGGTCACGGTGCATCTGCTGTTCGACGCGGTCGTCTTCGCCGTGCTGGTGCACGCGCACAACCCCGGCATGCTGCCGATGTTTCTGGTCTGA
- a CDS encoding CueP family metal-binding protein encodes MRTRLTALAAGVFALTLLITGCSPAAEPAGSVASQSDVLSAHGLDGLDAKQVIEKLDTTALTDRPQTLQASIRPDELVLVDESGQDVLLPMPDDEVYIAFAPFATQTHDCTFHAPNSCVGEMQQTDIQITITDADTGEVYVDEQAETYDNGFIGYWLPRDVDATVAVTTEGKAGSVEITTRGAEAPTCITTLQVS; translated from the coding sequence ATGCGTACCCGTCTCACGGCGCTCGCCGCCGGCGTCTTCGCCCTCACCCTGTTGATCACCGGATGCTCGCCCGCTGCTGAACCAGCCGGCTCCGTCGCCTCGCAGAGCGATGTGTTGAGCGCGCACGGTCTCGACGGACTCGACGCCAAGCAGGTCATCGAGAAGCTCGACACCACCGCGCTGACCGATCGGCCGCAGACACTGCAGGCGTCGATCCGCCCCGACGAGCTGGTTCTTGTGGACGAGTCCGGCCAGGACGTGCTGCTGCCGATGCCCGACGACGAGGTCTACATCGCCTTCGCCCCTTTCGCCACCCAAACCCACGACTGCACGTTCCACGCACCCAACTCCTGCGTGGGCGAGATGCAGCAGACCGATATTCAGATCACCATCACCGACGCCGACACCGGTGAGGTCTACGTCGACGAGCAGGCCGAGACCTACGACAACGGATTCATCGGCTACTGGCTGCCCCGCGACGTCGACGCGACCGTGGCGGTTACCACCGAGGGCAAAGCCGGTAGCGTCGAGATCACCACACGGGGGGCCGAGGCGCCCACGTGCATCACCACTCTGCAGGTCAGCTGA
- a CDS encoding SGNH/GDSL hydrolase family protein — protein MTLHPPTRRRRMVIALVGAFAVVLAVVIGITRPWNTPAETTPIAAGQDGAVPAPLHLAERPRVLVFGDSWTYGSAATEPTLGYAYLLADLIGGETVVAGVPGSGYQRPGRNGPAYGERVAALDATIAPDLVIMQGSINDRREDAAGYRAAVTAVWDQLVAVFPDVPVVVLGPAPHELPVGASTARIDRDLADLAAARNWWYISPVQHEWITDRNYLDVIDVGPGRKHPSNAGHEYLAEKVAEALAEFADAPVTAADGPEESPVE, from the coding sequence ATGACCCTGCACCCGCCGACCCGACGGCGCCGCATGGTCATCGCGCTCGTCGGCGCATTCGCCGTCGTCCTCGCGGTGGTCATCGGCATCACACGCCCCTGGAACACACCGGCGGAGACCACGCCGATCGCCGCGGGGCAGGACGGTGCCGTGCCCGCTCCGCTGCACCTTGCCGAACGGCCCCGGGTGCTCGTGTTCGGCGACTCGTGGACGTATGGCTCGGCGGCGACCGAGCCGACGCTCGGCTATGCGTATCTGCTCGCCGACCTGATCGGCGGCGAGACCGTGGTCGCGGGGGTTCCGGGAAGCGGCTATCAGCGCCCCGGCCGCAACGGCCCGGCGTACGGTGAGCGCGTGGCGGCCCTGGATGCCACGATCGCGCCCGACCTCGTGATCATGCAGGGATCGATCAACGATCGCCGCGAGGATGCCGCCGGCTACCGCGCCGCTGTCACCGCCGTGTGGGACCAGCTGGTCGCCGTGTTCCCAGACGTACCCGTTGTCGTGCTCGGCCCCGCACCGCATGAGCTTCCCGTCGGCGCATCGACGGCGCGGATCGACCGGGACCTCGCGGACCTCGCCGCCGCGCGCAACTGGTGGTACATCTCGCCGGTGCAGCACGAGTGGATCACCGACCGGAACTACCTGGACGTGATCGATGTCGGCCCCGGGCGCAAGCACCCCTCGAACGCCGGCCACGAGTACCTCGCCGAAAAGGTCGCCGAGGCTCTGGCAGAGTTCGCGGATGCGCCTGTGACGGCCGCGGACGGCCCCGAGGAATCGCCTGTCGAGTAG
- a CDS encoding carbohydrate ABC transporter permease codes for MSTDTRAAITIDPKSTSRKGLRTPKDTTSDKVVGGLSHGVLAVWSIVVILPMLWTLVGSFKTTKEIFASPFGLPADWNFDNYVNAWVKNNFGGMFLNTVIVVGVALVLVMVLGAMCAYVLARFALPGSRVIYYLMLAGLTFPVFLAIVPLFFILQGMGLLNTLPGLIITYVAFALPFTVFFLFSFFKSLPYEIQEAAYVDGAGEWRTFFQVMLPMAKPGMAAIAIMNFLGLWNQFLLPISLNTNQDNYVLSQGMANFASAAGYQVDFGAMFAAVIITIVPVLVVYVLFQRQLQGSVSQGTSK; via the coding sequence ATGAGCACCGACACGCGCGCCGCGATCACGATCGACCCGAAATCAACCTCGCGCAAGGGCCTGCGCACACCGAAGGACACGACGAGCGACAAGGTGGTCGGCGGTCTCTCGCATGGCGTCCTAGCGGTCTGGTCGATCGTGGTCATCCTGCCGATGCTGTGGACCCTGGTCGGCTCGTTCAAGACGACCAAAGAGATCTTCGCCTCGCCGTTCGGACTACCCGCCGACTGGAACTTCGACAACTACGTCAACGCGTGGGTGAAGAACAACTTCGGCGGCATGTTCCTGAACACCGTCATCGTCGTGGGCGTCGCCCTCGTCCTGGTGATGGTGCTCGGTGCCATGTGCGCCTATGTGCTGGCGCGCTTCGCGCTCCCCGGCAGCCGAGTGATCTACTACCTCATGCTCGCGGGCCTGACCTTCCCGGTCTTCCTCGCGATCGTGCCGTTGTTCTTCATCCTGCAGGGTATGGGGCTGCTGAACACTCTGCCGGGTCTGATCATCACGTACGTGGCGTTCGCCCTGCCGTTCACCGTGTTCTTCCTGTTCTCGTTCTTCAAGTCGCTGCCGTACGAGATCCAGGAAGCTGCCTACGTCGATGGCGCCGGCGAGTGGCGGACGTTCTTCCAGGTGATGCTCCCGATGGCCAAGCCCGGGATGGCCGCCATCGCGATCATGAACTTCCTGGGCCTGTGGAACCAGTTCCTGCTGCCGATCTCGCTGAACACGAACCAGGACAACTACGTGCTCTCGCAGGGTATGGCCAACTTCGCCTCGGCCGCCGGCTACCAGGTCGACTTCGGTGCGATGTTCGCCGCGGTGATCATCACGATCGTCCCCGTGCTCGTGGTGTACGTGCTCTTCCAGCGTCAGCTGCAGGGGTCCGTCTCGCAGGGCACGTCGAAGTAG
- a CDS encoding carbohydrate ABC transporter permease, whose protein sequence is MTSQTASGGPQLQTAAATAARTGRRKPPRAGVPRKLTLDYVSFLIVFLGLPVAIFLIFVISPFVQAVYYSMTNWTGFSATMDFIGVQNFVRLFQDPTFLQAMGNNALLAIVVPLITIAIALIFASMITVGGPSHGQVRGLKASSFYRVVSFFPYVIPAIVIAILWNMIYTPSGLLNGLIGLLGIDMNEYAWLGDERTAMGATIFVIVWSMVGFYMVLFVAAIKGIPSETLEAARIDGAGRFRTVISILLPQIRDNVQTAYIYLGILALDAFVYMAGLNATGGPGNSTLVMSQYLFRTAFEKGQFGLASAMGVVLAVLTLLFAALVIGVFRLIGGKDEGGRA, encoded by the coding sequence GTGACCTCGCAGACCGCCTCTGGTGGTCCCCAGCTGCAGACCGCTGCGGCGACTGCAGCACGCACGGGGCGGCGCAAGCCGCCCCGTGCGGGGGTCCCGCGCAAACTCACGCTCGACTACGTGTCGTTCCTGATCGTGTTCCTGGGTCTCCCGGTCGCGATCTTCCTGATCTTCGTGATCTCGCCGTTCGTCCAGGCCGTCTACTACTCGATGACCAACTGGACCGGGTTCTCGGCGACCATGGACTTCATCGGCGTTCAGAACTTCGTGCGGCTGTTTCAGGATCCGACGTTCCTGCAGGCGATGGGCAACAACGCGCTGCTCGCGATCGTCGTGCCGCTGATCACGATCGCGATCGCCCTGATCTTCGCGAGCATGATCACCGTCGGTGGTCCGAGCCACGGACAGGTGCGCGGGCTGAAGGCCTCGAGCTTCTACCGGGTGGTGTCGTTCTTCCCGTACGTCATCCCCGCGATCGTCATCGCGATCCTGTGGAACATGATCTACACCCCCAGCGGTCTGCTCAACGGCCTGATCGGGCTGCTCGGCATCGATATGAACGAGTACGCCTGGCTCGGCGACGAGCGCACGGCCATGGGCGCGACGATCTTCGTGATCGTGTGGAGCATGGTCGGGTTCTACATGGTGCTGTTCGTCGCCGCGATCAAGGGCATCCCCTCAGAGACGCTCGAGGCGGCTCGCATCGACGGCGCAGGTCGATTCCGTACAGTGATCTCGATCCTGCTGCCGCAGATCCGCGACAACGTGCAGACCGCGTACATCTACTTGGGCATCCTCGCCCTCGACGCCTTCGTCTACATGGCCGGTCTGAACGCGACCGGCGGACCTGGCAACAGCACGCTGGTGATGAGCCAGTACCTGTTCCGCACCGCGTTCGAGAAGGGCCAGTTCGGACTGGCCAGCGCGATGGGTGTCGTCCTCGCCGTGCTTACCCTGCTGTTCGCCGCGCTCGTGATCGGCGTGTTCCGCCTGATCGGCGGCAAGGATGAAGGAGGTCGCGCATGA
- the ngcE gene encoding N-acetylglucosamine/diacetylchitobiose ABC transporter substrate-binding protein produces MELNEASISRRNLLRGAAAAAVLLPFGATLASCAAPGGGGGGGDEPAGEVTSDNPFGVAANSTVDAVIFDGGYGIDYVQNAASIMEGNAGLDGVTVKVSASTKIAQELQPRFVGGNPPDLIDNSGANSIGFNTILDQLEDLSEVLESNNLEGEKIADTLFDGVKAPGTFGDKFAALNYVFTTYAVWYSGSLFEENGWEPPKTWKDLKALGAAAKEKDKYLFLWGKEAATYYQTFVVDSAVIQAGDDVRLPLENLEEGCWSHPALQGILTELHSLIEAGYVKPGGAGTQFTQAQAQWSLDQEALLYPSGSWIENEMKDTTAENFQMMGVREMPLDDSATTPAGYMRAEAGEPFIVPTNAKNPAGGKELLRTMLSKQAASDFSKNKLAPTVVKGTVPDDGFGSTALVSQVEMIDAAGSGMFTIKSFNLYGMNSDQLPIWNSFLDGKMSVAEITKQLQDLTDRIRNDSSIEKIEIK; encoded by the coding sequence ATGGAACTCAACGAAGCATCCATCAGCCGTCGCAACCTGCTGCGCGGCGCGGCCGCCGCAGCGGTGCTGCTGCCGTTCGGCGCGACCCTCGCGTCCTGCGCAGCCCCCGGCGGTGGCGGCGGAGGCGGAGACGAACCGGCTGGCGAGGTCACCTCCGACAACCCGTTCGGCGTCGCCGCCAATTCGACCGTCGACGCCGTGATCTTCGACGGCGGCTACGGCATCGACTACGTCCAGAACGCAGCGAGCATCATGGAGGGCAACGCCGGTCTTGACGGTGTCACCGTCAAGGTCTCCGCCTCGACCAAGATCGCCCAGGAGCTGCAGCCTCGGTTCGTCGGCGGCAACCCGCCGGACCTCATCGACAACTCCGGTGCGAACTCGATCGGCTTCAACACCATCCTCGACCAGCTCGAGGACCTGTCCGAGGTGCTCGAATCGAACAACCTCGAAGGCGAGAAGATCGCCGACACACTGTTCGACGGTGTCAAGGCCCCGGGGACGTTCGGCGACAAGTTCGCCGCACTCAACTACGTCTTCACGACGTACGCGGTGTGGTACTCGGGCAGCCTGTTCGAGGAGAACGGCTGGGAGCCGCCGAAGACGTGGAAGGACCTCAAGGCTCTCGGTGCCGCCGCGAAGGAGAAGGACAAGTACCTCTTCCTGTGGGGCAAGGAGGCCGCGACCTACTACCAGACGTTCGTCGTCGACTCGGCGGTCATCCAGGCGGGCGACGATGTGCGTCTGCCGCTGGAGAACCTCGAAGAGGGCTGCTGGTCGCACCCGGCGCTGCAGGGCATCCTCACCGAGCTGCACAGCCTCATCGAGGCGGGCTACGTCAAGCCCGGCGGTGCCGGCACGCAGTTCACGCAGGCTCAGGCGCAGTGGAGCCTCGACCAGGAGGCGCTGCTGTACCCGTCCGGCTCGTGGATCGAGAACGAGATGAAGGACACCACGGCCGAGAACTTCCAGATGATGGGCGTGCGCGAGATGCCGCTCGACGACAGCGCGACGACCCCGGCGGGCTACATGCGTGCCGAGGCCGGTGAGCCGTTCATCGTGCCCACCAACGCGAAGAACCCTGCCGGTGGCAAGGAGCTGCTGCGCACGATGCTGTCGAAGCAGGCGGCATCCGACTTCTCGAAGAACAAGCTCGCCCCCACGGTCGTCAAGGGCACCGTGCCCGATGACGGTTTCGGGTCGACGGCGCTGGTGTCGCAGGTCGAGATGATCGACGCCGCCGGTTCGGGCATGTTCACCATCAAGTCGTTCAACCTGTACGGCATGAACTCCGACCAGCTGCCGATCTGGAACTCGTTCCTCGACGGCAAGATGAGCGTCGCCGAGATCACCAAGCAGCTGCAGGATCTGACCGACCGGATCCGCAACGACAGCTCCATCGAGAAGATCGAGATCAAGTGA